ATGTCAATGAGAATCACCCAGTCCGTTGCAAACAAGCGTCCACGCGTCTATCGGCCAAGTCGGCGGCGCGCTCGCATCCGGTTCCAGCCTCCTCACAGCGGTGGCGGACCCCTGCCCCTCCCCCACTCCACGAACTCCGCTTCCGTCGAACGATGTGACCGTCTTACCTCTCGCAGCGGGAGCCATGTTAGCATAGCCGGAGAAACCAAGAACACAAACCAGTCGCCGGACAGCTGCGGGGGTTACAAGTGAATCTCCGTGGACGTTTTTTCGAAGCCAGCTATCCAGAGCCGCCTGTCCATTGGCAGAGTCCTGCTGCGGAAGCTTCAGCGCGGCAGGCGCTGGGCCCACAGGGCAGTTCAACGGTTTGTCCTGATGTATAATGCCGCAATGCAAACGGTTCCCAGAATCATCGCATGCATGAGTTGCGCGTTAGGTCTATTGTCCGCGGCGCAATCCCCCGTTATCCCGCACGACGCCGATGCTCTGCAAGCCCTTGTCCGGGCTTACCCCGGCTACCTTGTTCCAACCGTCAAGCCGAATACCATCTCGTGGAAAGACGGTACGGAAATGCTTTTTGACGACGGTGTTCGAAAGACTGGTTTTGAGGACATGCTCAGCCGTGCCAGCCTTAAGGACCAGATGTCCATGCCCTACCCACGGTCTTGGCCAACAGGTGCTCCTGACGCCAACGCCGATCCCGGCCGCGCGCGCAACGATGCGTTCTTCCAAAAAATGTATGGCGACTCCCCGAAACAGGTCCAGTCAAACCTGCTCCGCGTCGAGTGGCTTGGCGGCGCGACCGTGCTTTTCACCAAAGTCAATGGCGCGGCCCAGGCCTTGCGCCGGGTTCGGGAAGAACTCCAAACATTGCCTCCCGAGGTGCAGCGGCATGTATCCAACCCTGCCGGTAC
The window above is part of the Candidatus Hydrogenedentota bacterium genome. Proteins encoded here:
- a CDS encoding M15 family metallopeptidase; amino-acid sequence: MSCALGLLSAAQSPVIPHDADALQALVRAYPGYLVPTVKPNTISWKDGTEMLFDDGVRKTGFEDMLSRASLKDQMSMPYPRSWPTGAPDANADPGRARNDAFFQKMYGDSPKQVQSNLLRVEWLGGATVLFTKVNGAAQALRRVREELQTLPPEVQRHVSNPAGTFSWRSISGTTRLSMHSFGAAIDFQLPQEVCRYWKWDTPAANGSPAYPVSILEDAALKQVVEVFERHGFIWGGKWFHYDTMHFEYRPELAN